The following are from one region of the Paenibacillus sabinae T27 genome:
- the liaF gene encoding cell wall-active antibiotics response protein LiaF produces MRRRIASQVFGGLILIGIGVLFLLRQMGYTEIDIGYLFSNFWPVILIIIGFQRLLGGGRNGRGFASVGALFLLAMGVYFLGRNLEWFEFSPGDFFTMIIPVALIGGGLMVIFRPHRSEPPVPPVPPPAPPRFYPEDKRGSDEPPRPLNSTLDEEFERKFGRPEENRSSIGMHEATEGMSGEERERRPDEDMDLNGEKPAGWEENRDRHQHRRQEREERHERRREERWERHERRREERWERHERKHGHGHYAGHEWTHDGDKETTNRSTFIGDIHMGREHFQLKNTNISQFIGDTVLDLTNAQIPYGETKINLSAFIGDLKVYIPDDMDLGISVNSSSFIGDMEVLEQSRSGFMSSVQCKTPYYKEAGKKIRINVSAFIGDIKVKTVG; encoded by the coding sequence ATGAGAAGACGAATAGCCAGTCAGGTATTCGGCGGTCTAATTCTGATCGGAATCGGCGTGCTGTTTCTGCTCAGGCAGATGGGATATACAGAGATTGATATCGGCTACCTGTTCTCCAATTTCTGGCCGGTAATTCTGATTATTATAGGCTTTCAGCGGCTGCTGGGAGGAGGACGTAACGGCAGAGGATTTGCTTCTGTCGGAGCCCTGTTCCTTCTGGCTATGGGCGTTTATTTTCTGGGGCGGAATCTCGAATGGTTCGAATTTTCCCCCGGAGATTTCTTCACCATGATTATTCCGGTCGCGCTGATTGGAGGCGGGCTAATGGTCATCTTCAGACCGCACCGCTCCGAACCGCCGGTCCCTCCGGTTCCGCCGCCGGCACCGCCGCGATTCTATCCCGAGGACAAGCGGGGGAGCGATGAACCGCCCCGGCCGCTGAATTCGACATTGGACGAAGAATTCGAGCGGAAATTCGGCAGACCCGAGGAGAACCGCAGCTCCATCGGCATGCATGAGGCCACAGAAGGAATGAGCGGTGAGGAACGTGAACGGCGCCCGGATGAAGATATGGACCTGAATGGTGAGAAGCCTGCAGGCTGGGAGGAGAATCGGGACCGTCATCAGCATAGACGCCAGGAGCGCGAGGAGCGCCACGAACGCAGGAGAGAAGAACGCTGGGAGCGCCACGAGCGTAGAAGAGAAGAGCGCTGGGAGCGTCATGAGCGCAAGCATGGACATGGGCATTATGCCGGGCATGAATGGACCCACGACGGAGACAAGGAGACGACGAACCGATCCACTTTTATCGGTGATATCCATATGGGCCGCGAGCATTTTCAGCTCAAAAACACAAATATATCCCAGTTTATCGGCGATACGGTGCTTGATCTGACTAATGCGCAAATCCCGTACGGTGAGACGAAGATCAATCTTTCGGCGTTTATCGGCGATCTCAAGGTCTACATTCCGGACGATATGGATCTCGGCATTTCCGTCAACAGCAGCTCGTTCATCGGGGACATGGAAGTGCTGGAGCAGTCGCGCAGCGGATTTATGAGCAGTGTGCAGTGTAAGACGCCATATTATAAGGAAGCCGGCAAAAAAATCCGCATCAATGTCAGCGCTTTTATCGGAGATATCAAGGTTAAGACGGTGGGTTGA
- a CDS encoding HAMP domain-containing sensor histidine kinase, protein MGTIIKNTKWVLLLYFLLCGSVTAVLMYAGSCLGYIKVEDYRMWVYLCLGIVLFTAVIGYMAVQRIQRRIDHLDLNMLKVAKGNLSVRMPGSDDPSFARVYHEFNLMMDAVENKMKLLQRLGEQEVVEKEKAAESAVLEERRRMARDLHDTVSQQLFAIHMSASSLPKVLERNEEQGRTVMDQLITMSQMAQKQMRALIAQLRPVELEDRDLSEALEKWFPDYCRQNGLKGMKELELQGGLSEAIEHQLFLIIQEAMANIVKHSGARLVSLSLREGARLVALSISDDGQGFELAHSKQGSYGLTTMRERAEKLGGQVEIISRKGAGTTIRVHIPKFVQGNGGRIPGNEAVASGREEEDEEAIGE, encoded by the coding sequence ATGGGGACGATTATTAAAAATACGAAATGGGTGCTGCTGCTCTATTTTCTGCTATGCGGAAGCGTAACAGCGGTGCTGATGTATGCCGGGAGCTGTCTGGGCTATATCAAAGTCGAAGATTACCGGATGTGGGTGTACCTGTGCCTTGGCATCGTGCTGTTTACCGCCGTTATCGGCTATATGGCCGTGCAGCGGATTCAGCGGCGGATCGATCATCTGGATCTCAATATGCTGAAGGTAGCCAAAGGCAATCTTTCCGTTCGGATGCCGGGGAGTGACGACCCTTCTTTTGCAAGAGTTTATCATGAGTTCAATCTTATGATGGATGCGGTTGAGAACAAAATGAAACTGCTTCAGCGTCTAGGCGAGCAGGAGGTTGTTGAGAAGGAGAAGGCGGCGGAGAGCGCGGTTCTTGAGGAACGGCGGCGGATGGCCCGGGATTTGCATGATACGGTGAGCCAGCAGCTCTTCGCCATTCACATGTCCGCCTCTTCGCTGCCGAAGGTGCTTGAGCGGAATGAAGAACAAGGGCGAACGGTGATGGACCAGCTGATCACCATGTCGCAGATGGCGCAGAAGCAGATGCGGGCGCTGATTGCCCAGCTTCGGCCGGTGGAGCTGGAAGACCGGGACCTCTCCGAAGCGCTGGAGAAATGGTTCCCGGATTACTGCCGCCAGAACGGGCTGAAGGGAATGAAGGAGCTTGAACTTCAGGGCGGGCTGTCCGAGGCGATCGAGCATCAGCTGTTCCTGATTATCCAGGAAGCGATGGCCAATATCGTCAAGCATTCCGGAGCGCGGCTGGTCAGCCTGTCGCTGCGCGAGGGAGCGAGGCTCGTTGCGCTCAGCATCAGCGACGACGGGCAGGGTTTTGAGCTTGCCCACAGTAAGCAGGGCTCGTACGGATTGACAACGATGCGGGAGCGCGCCGAGAAGCTCGGCGGTCAGGTTGAAATCATCAGCCGCAAGGGGGCGGGAACGACGATCCGCGTACATATCCCCAAGTTTGTTCAGGGGAACGGCGGCCGGATACCAGGCAATGAAGCCGTAGCGTCAGGAAGAGAAGAAGAGGATGAGGAGGCAATCGGCGAATGA
- a CDS encoding response regulator: protein MNRIKILLVDDHDMVRMGLKTYLMLEPMFDVIAEASNGREALELLRSSGEEGLPDLILMDLMMPVMNGVETTRAVQSEFPGMKIVILTSFLEDDLVVDAIEAGAVSYVLKTVSAEELIYALQGAYRGMPVMTGDVSQALTRGIRQRTVQDDTSGLTEREREVLLLIAEGKSNKDIGEELHISIKTVKTHVSNLLMKCELEDRTQLAIYAHRKGWVTQG, encoded by the coding sequence ATGAACCGAATCAAAATATTGCTGGTGGATGACCACGACATGGTCCGGATGGGGCTCAAAACGTATCTGATGCTGGAGCCGATGTTCGATGTGATCGCCGAGGCGTCAAACGGACGTGAGGCGCTGGAGCTGCTGCGTTCGAGCGGCGAGGAAGGGCTCCCCGATTTGATTCTGATGGATCTCATGATGCCGGTGATGAACGGTGTCGAGACGACCCGGGCGGTACAGTCGGAGTTTCCGGGGATGAAAATTGTCATACTGACCAGCTTCCTCGAAGATGATCTCGTGGTTGACGCAATTGAGGCAGGAGCGGTCAGCTACGTGCTGAAGACGGTATCGGCGGAGGAACTGATTTACGCGCTGCAAGGCGCATACCGCGGTATGCCGGTGATGACAGGCGATGTGTCCCAGGCGCTGACGCGCGGCATCCGCCAGCGCACGGTGCAGGACGATACATCCGGGCTGACCGAACGAGAAAGAGAGGTTCTGCTGCTGATTGCCGAGGGTAAGAGCAACAAGGATATCGGCGAGGAGCTTCATATCAGCATCAAGACAGTCAAGACGCATGTCAGCAATTTGCTGATGAAATGCGAATTGGAGGACCGCACCCAGCTTGCCATCTATGCCCACCGCAAAGGATGGGTTACCCAGGGATAA
- a CDS encoding S1C family serine protease, with protein MDDNKNRFNGEGDGRFEGQSPDREQNGNEQSPESNSSYYYSYGPFKSLNHNERNSDGVEHYNRREPERVEITPPQPVKPVPYQLPRPSGYGGGYGGGNGSDGGNGWQYNRKPKKPFKTAVLSFIAGMLVLSGSMFMADRGNWFTGDQAASSTALSSQGKAANESANVTPTTAATKFVTGSEGVSSVVDEAGPAVVKIETLVKTGSRSQANPNANDPFYQFFFGDQFGGNSNGGSQRNNGGSGSGLNSQLTPYGIGTGFIYDKAGYILTNQHVIDNADVIQVTVDGNSKPYEAKLLGSSKDLDLAVLKIEGDNNFPTVPLGDSDAIKVGSEVVAIGNPQGFDHTVTAGVLSAKGRSIDINEEDGSGTRNYSNLLQTDASINPGNSGGPLLNADGQVIGMNVAVSTDSQGIGFAIPVNRIKEVVSKLEANKAIPKDPVPFIGASLMTITDEVAKQMGTNITEGSVVAEIIFKSPAYVADLRPYDIITGVDGTKYATSQELIDFIKSKKVGDKITLNVVRDGKKLDLPVTIGNKNDFNTTQTGQQ; from the coding sequence ATGGACGACAATAAAAACAGATTCAACGGCGAAGGCGATGGCCGTTTCGAAGGACAATCTCCGGATCGGGAACAAAACGGTAACGAGCAGTCTCCCGAATCAAATTCTTCCTATTATTATTCATATGGCCCTTTTAAATCTCTTAATCATAATGAGCGTAACAGTGACGGCGTAGAGCATTATAACCGGCGGGAGCCGGAAAGGGTAGAAATTACCCCTCCCCAGCCGGTCAAGCCGGTACCTTACCAGCTGCCGCGCCCTTCGGGTTACGGCGGCGGCTATGGCGGCGGCAACGGTTCGGACGGCGGCAACGGCTGGCAGTATAACCGCAAGCCGAAGAAGCCCTTCAAGACCGCGGTCCTGTCCTTCATTGCCGGTATGCTCGTGCTCTCCGGTTCCATGTTCATGGCCGACAGGGGGAACTGGTTTACGGGAGATCAGGCGGCGTCTTCAACGGCTTTAAGCTCGCAAGGCAAGGCGGCCAATGAGAGCGCCAACGTTACACCGACGACGGCAGCGACAAAGTTTGTGACTGGATCGGAAGGCGTGTCGAGCGTAGTGGATGAGGCGGGTCCTGCAGTTGTCAAGATCGAGACGCTGGTCAAGACAGGTTCACGGAGCCAAGCCAATCCGAACGCCAACGATCCGTTCTATCAATTCTTCTTCGGCGACCAGTTCGGCGGCAATTCTAACGGAGGCTCGCAGCGGAACAACGGAGGCAGCGGTTCCGGCCTGAATTCACAGTTGACGCCTTATGGCATCGGTACCGGATTTATTTACGACAAAGCCGGTTACATCCTGACCAACCAGCACGTAATCGATAATGCCGACGTCATTCAGGTAACCGTCGACGGCAACTCCAAGCCGTATGAAGCGAAGCTGCTCGGCTCCAGCAAGGACTTGGACCTGGCGGTGCTGAAGATTGAAGGCGACAATAATTTCCCAACCGTTCCGCTTGGAGATTCGGACGCGATCAAAGTCGGCTCCGAGGTCGTGGCGATCGGCAACCCGCAGGGATTCGACCATACGGTTACCGCAGGCGTGCTGAGCGCGAAAGGACGCAGCATCGATATTAATGAAGAGGACGGAAGCGGCACCCGTAATTATTCCAACCTGCTTCAAACGGATGCTTCCATTAACCCCGGCAATTCCGGCGGACCGCTTCTTAACGCCGACGGCCAGGTTATCGGGATGAACGTTGCCGTCAGCACGGACTCGCAAGGGATCGGCTTCGCGATTCCGGTGAATCGGATCAAGGAAGTGGTCAGCAAGCTGGAAGCCAACAAGGCTATCCCGAAAGATCCGGTTCCGTTTATCGGCGCTTCGCTGATGACAATTACGGATGAAGTGGCGAAGCAGATGGGAACCAATATCACTGAAGGCTCTGTTGTAGCCGAAATTATTTTCAAATCTCCTGCCTATGTTGCCGATCTTCGTCCATACGATATCATTACCGGCGTTGATGGAACGAAGTATGCAACCAGCCAGGAGTTGATCGACTTCATCAAGAGCAAGAAGGTCGGTGACAAAATTACGCTGAACGTCGTCAGAGACGGCAAGAAGCTGGATCTGCCCGTAACGATCGGCAACAAGAACGACTTCAACACCACGCAGACTGGTCAGCAGTAA